The segment AAAGACCTGTTGAAGACGCTGTTGAAGCTGTAACCGATACGATCGGATTTTACGCTCTTCATATCCCGACAGAACCCTAATATAGAACATCGCCTTTCGTCCGAACGCTATAAGCTTCTTCATTTACTTAAACTGTTTTTTTCCTATAACAAACCTCACAGCTCCAATTAAGCAAAAATAGGAAATGGATTGCTCGAGTCGGAGTAATTTTCCTCTAGccgatgaagaagaagaagacaagtcGCTCTCTCTGGGTTTTACTGCGACATATGAATCGTTTAACCGGGTCAGACCCGGCTGTCCACAAATATAATCCGCCTAATTATTTGACGGACGGATGTactatgaataaaaaattattttatttttatatagtaGAGATTAATGCAAGATGTATTACAAATTGTAGTTCTTCTCAGTACTAGTTGAATTATTTGTTACCAATTTTCTCTATCTAAATTAGACTTTAATTTTATGTACCCGCCCTTTCATTATGAGTTAAAAAATGGAATCGTAATCCATCCCATTTTCTTTATCTTGGAACTCCTATTGTAGTTGTTTTGAAGTCGTATACAACTTCAATAAATATCTGAAAACGCAGAATGAATGAGAAAAGGATAACTTAAAATGGTCTTTAAATGTTATCACAAGGAACTTTCCTTATCAAATGTTAAGAAAAAAGCTTTAGAAGATAAAAAGGCTAGATGCTCAATCACACAGCCATAATGGCATGTCACACGACATTACATCACAGCCTATGCTAAAGTATCAAACTATTAACATGCTTGTTTCAGGTGAATACAAGGAGTTATGAAAACCACAGGTTGAGAAGCAAATCTagtttctcctcttcttcttcttctcttccttcTCGGATGCATTCTTTAACTGCAAAAAAAGGAACACAAGAGTTCATTTTAATGGCCAAGACACTGAAATATCAGACATTTCATTCAGCAAGAAATTAATATAAGCATAACCATTAAAATATATCCTACCATGATGATCAGAATCCGCACAAAAACAGCGACAAAATCTGTGAAGAGGGTCAATGCATGCTTAACGTAGTCCATATCACCCAAGTGAGCCTTCTCAATTATTTCTTGGGTGTCAAAGACGATGTAGCCCACAAACACCAAGAGTCCAAAATACAACTGCCAAATAAAAGGTGTGGTGTTAGTGGAAGAAAAATATTAGAGCAACTTGCAAATTAAACGATGCTATAAGTTGAAACTGCAGCACGCAGGAAACAATGCATATACCTCAAACTTGAAAACAGCCATGGAACCACCAAAAATGGAGGATGCAAAGTGCAACCAGAAGAGAAGGGAGACGCCAGATGAAAGAAGGCCCCCGAGGTACAAGTACTCCCTGCGCCTTGCCAACATGGCAGCAGCTGAGAAGCAACCAAAAACCACAGCACAACCTACAAAAGCGCCAAACACAATGCTGCAATGGAAGAAAACTATGTATCAGAAAAGCCGATCTCAAGGATGTTATAACCTTGAAGCTGCTATATAGTCAGTCCTAATATATAAGAATTGCACTAAACAGCTGacttatacacttaataagacACCACATACAACGACTCAGTTAAAATCAAGGAACAGACTGTCACCAATTGAATTAGGTTGAATTGATCCTGAAAAAGACAGCATTCATTCTACGCCCTTTGCTAGTAGGGCTCAACTCCCCCAAGTAAACTAGGAGATTTTCTTGTGATGATTTAGCATTTAAGAGAAAGGAAAacacaaataaacaaataaaagagcaaacaagaaatgatacatTCAAATGCAGCAGACACTGCAATCCAAATCGAGTACTGGAAATCTAGAGACCCGACATAATACCTTGAGATCACACAACAAAGTTATCCCACTTCCAACTCAAAAGCTGAAAATCCCACAACAAAGGATCTCACACAGGCAGTTTAACATAGATAGATCACGACAATCAAAACTAACACACTAGAGAACAGGAACAATATTTTCAAAcagaaaaaacaacaataagaaaGAAGGAGACACACCTTGGATCGAAGTTAATACCCAGCTCAATCAGAGGACCAATAGAGGCGCCTTCAAAAAGTGCAGCTGCCATCAGCAGGGCAACCCTTTTTTGCTGCTTcaccaaaataacaaaaaaataagttcaaatcCAATAACCACATGACCACAAAATTGCACAACTAAAGGATGCCCATGGCAAGCAACTGCTAAGGTTTATAAGGCGGTACAGTTGGTGTGTACCTCTTGATAAGGAGGAGTTGACAGAAGCCACATCATGCTTCCCATGCAAGCCATTGTTGTGAGGAGGCCACCGATATTCCATAGAATGTGAAGGTAAGCCCCTGCAGCCGATGCCACTAAAGCACAGCATAGCGTAAGGTAGACCTGTAACCATAAAATTTATCAAGATCAAGATGACATTCACAAGCCATGGTAAAACAACATATACCGAAAAAGATAAAAGGATACGTACGTGTAACATATTCTTCCACATTGATACAATTCAACGCAAAAGTTTTCAATTTGTCATGAACTCACAAAACTAATCAATCAAAACGCTGCTTCAAAAGACCAATCTTCtgaaattagttatttaaaaaaCACGAGTTTTTGTTGATACACACAACAGTGTTGCAGTTaattttaaactataaaaatctATTATTTTCGCTAACCTCAGTGGTTAATATCTGTTCTAATTTACAAAATCTCTTAGTTTCACCATAAAAACGACAATAtgttatcaaattttatttaattagcaCCTCATAATATAGAATGAACTTCAAACCATGTGGAAAAGAAGAACTATACAACAAAACCTCAATTCAATTTTCCCTCCTTTCAATGTCAAAATGGAGAAGGTGATAATTAGGGCTTCCACAAATTCCAAAGCAAAACTAAAAATTAGAGCAATTTTcaacaaacaacaaataatCCGAGAAGTTACGTAGCCGCAGGATAAAACAATTTGATTCAAATCACCGAAAGCATTCCAAATTCAACCGTGCaaataacaaaacaacaatCTAACCATAAGAACTCTCAAATATCAATAACCTAAAAACAAACCACAATATCTACCTAAAAATTTGATAATACCGTAAGGAATCACAAATCTGTATCAAAAATTAacagaaaagaagaaataaaaatacctgCTTGAGATGAGTTTGAACGAGAGGTGAGATCTGGCGGAAGTTTTTGAGAGAATCATAACTCCAGCGGTTGCGAGAGGCAGATTGCGAGTCGAAGAACGATGTGAAACCTTCCAttgttctcttcttcttcttcttcgagtTTTTGGAACTGAAACGAGCAAAGGATATTTATCTGAACGTAGACAATGTTATGTTTGGTATACCGATATGCGAAAGTCTTCTGCCTGTAAGGCGTTGAAGATGCGTTTATATAGTGTTGATATTCGGATAATTGATCGCTTCTCGAATTTACaggaaataatatgaaaattccAGCGTCAGTTCTTGTAACTTTACATTTATACCCTCACTGtttactattttcttttcttttattaccTATAGGATATATTGAATTAAAAGTAATATTACTTTTGtaaacactaaaaaataaatccGATAAATTGCATcttaaaaagtgattttttagTAAGAAGTGAATTAATTGTCTACGTTTGATAGTAAAAAATTTATCGGCTAGCCACATTGTCTTTTGTCATTTGctattgattttaaaaaatatttatactataAAATTATAAGTGGATGCTATcgtctataataaaataaaacaagcaTAAATTGATTAAAAGCGATCCAATATTTAGCATTCCACAAACTAAACAAAATTATATGGCTAATATTGacgaaagaaaaatgaaatttggaAGAGagtagtaatttaatttaatttttaaacacAGGGGCAATTAAGGGAAATACTGAGTCGTTGGGTTCAGAAGAAACTAGAAGAACCAATTGTACAAGTATTACGTATAGGTTAAgttataatttatctttttgatAGAATTGACCGGGTGTCACCTCTACGTTTCCACGTATTTCAACCAATAATAAACTGCCATGTCATCATCAACATGTATTCTCCTTCTCAAAGAGCGTgtgttgttaaaaataaaataacaaagtaGTCTACTACTTTTGTAAAAATAAGCTTCTTTGAACCTTCAGAGAACAAAAGGTGGGAAAACAAGGAGTATGAAGAATCTGCTTGCCTTTTCTTGCAAGGAAACTGATGATGGTTTACGCATTACATACACCTAACGTGTACAACGCTTTCATTCACTTCTTTGAATGACAACAATCGATTCAAGTCACAGTTAGATACAACATCAGTAAAGCATATGATTACACTAAATTCAAGAGTTGTTGAAAGAATTACATGCATTGGTTAGATATTTTTACATGACAACTggtaaaaaaggaagaaaaagataGGCTTCAATTAGTTACTTGTTACAATACTACACGTGACTGAGAATTTTCTGGTAGAGGAAGTGTAGATTCTAGGTCTTGGGACTCTTGGCTAAACCTTAGACGATGCATCTTCTGCTTTCTCCAAGTCTCGTAGCAAGGGGCAAAGAACTCATGCCGGAGGGCTTCCTCTGCACTAATCCTCAATCTTGGGTTTGATGTTAAGCACTTGTCCACTAGATCGATAAGTGATTGGGGAATGATCTCCAGAAAATCTGATTTTCGGGTGTTTCTTGAACACCATTCTCGTAATTTCACAGGCGAGAGAGATTTCGTGTCAAACAAATCCTGTTTCATGGTAATGTACTATTCAGAACTATGGAGCTGAATGGAAAAAAAGAACAGTTCAAGGAAAAATTGGAACTTTTAGTACCGCTGGAAATGAAGACTCTCTGTTGTGTAGTTTGGCCACTTCCCACAAGTCTTCACTTCCTTTCAATTTCACTATTTCCTTTATGTTCCTAATTAGAAATTATGCAATGGTTAGCAAATTCCTATAATCATTTATCTTGTTCAAAGGCAATGAATACAAACAGTTTCTTACTGATCAGGATCTCCAGCAAATGGTGTTCGGCCAATAATGAAATAGAGTAAAGTGACTCCAGCAGACCAAATATCAAGTTTTGTACCTTGATGTACAGATCTGAATAGCACCTGTTCATGCATCCATTACGAGTCCTCAATCAGTGGAATAAGCAAAATATGATGATAATGGACagtgaatatttttaattatgtattgaagttataatgatgatgatggtgttAAGATGACAGCCACATTTCAACTTAAAACAAAAAGCAGCATGAATGAATATCTAGGCAACAGGCTAAATCACAGTGAGTGAAAATGAATACAAAATTAGCTAATTGCTATACTAACCTCTGGAGCTCTGAAACCCTTAGTTCCAACACAGGGTCCTTCTCGCTTTTGCATCCGGTCCCCTGGAAACAGTGGAAAATAATACTCAGACCACAGTTCCAACCAAAACTAGTTACACAAAATAACAGACCTTTGCTTTTCAGTAAACCAGCACCACCAATGGCAATTCCAGATGAATGTAACGGCATTGGAGTTATGTAATACTTCTTTTCTACTTTTCCTGGAGTAGCAGCAACCCGCTTTCTCTTAGAAGTTGGACCATTTGTATCTACATGGCTTGAACGTTGGCGTACTTCCTGCACTAGGTTAATCAGCTCCTTCCTACCAGTACATGGAAGGGGTTCTCTCAACCTTTCTGCTGATGGAGTCCTATTGCTTGTGGCATCCTTTGCTGAGGTTATCCCCGAACCATCAGCACC is part of the Solanum pennellii chromosome 8, SPENNV200 genome and harbors:
- the LOC107028971 gene encoding bax inhibitor 1-like isoform X1, translated to MEGFTSFFDSQSASRNRWSYDSLKNFRQISPLVQTHLKQVYLTLCCALVASAAGAYLHILWNIGGLLTTMACMGSMMWLLSTPPYQEQQKRVALLMAAALFEGASIGPLIELGINFDPSIVFGAFVGCAVVFGCFSAAAMLARRREYLYLGGLLSSGVSLLFWLHFASSIFGGSMAVFKFELYFGLLVFVGYIVFDTQEIIEKAHLGDMDYVKHALTLFTDFVAVFVRILIIMLKNASEKEEKKKKRRN
- the LOC107028971 gene encoding bax inhibitor 1-like isoform X2, whose protein sequence is MEGFTSFFDSQSASRNRWSYDSLKNFRQISPLVQTHLKQVYLTLCCALVASAAGAYLHILWNIGGLLTTMACMGSMMWLLSTPPYQEQKRVALLMAAALFEGASIGPLIELGINFDPSIVFGAFVGCAVVFGCFSAAAMLARRREYLYLGGLLSSGVSLLFWLHFASSIFGGSMAVFKFELYFGLLVFVGYIVFDTQEIIEKAHLGDMDYVKHALTLFTDFVAVFVRILIIMLKNASEKEEKKKKRRN